The following proteins are encoded in a genomic region of Agromyces sp. CF514:
- a CDS encoding neutral zinc metallopeptidase — translation MTFNPNADISGGKTSKRGRNTGIAVGGGLGVVALVIISQLLGVDLTGLLGGGAEEPTTDSSLEQCLTGQDANERVDCRMQGASASLEEYWEQAAPADLGVAYTAPQDFVLFTQSVSTGCGAATSATGPFYCPPDQTLYVDVTFFDELESRFGSSGGPLAQMYVVAHEWGHHVQNLAGTLEAAQDGQTGPTSNSVRTELQADCFAGAWVGDAAQTRDDQGVPFLQEPTAAEVADALSAAAAVGDDRIQQAAQGQVTPHTFTHGTSEQRQRWFTTGYEQGPTACDTFGVDGSQL, via the coding sequence ATGACGTTCAACCCGAATGCCGACATCAGCGGCGGCAAGACCTCCAAGCGCGGTCGGAACACCGGCATCGCGGTCGGCGGCGGACTCGGCGTGGTCGCCCTCGTGATCATCTCCCAGCTGCTGGGCGTCGACCTCACGGGCCTGCTCGGCGGCGGCGCGGAGGAGCCGACGACCGACTCGAGCCTCGAGCAGTGCCTCACCGGGCAGGACGCGAACGAGCGGGTCGACTGCCGCATGCAGGGCGCCTCGGCCTCGCTCGAGGAGTACTGGGAGCAGGCGGCACCAGCCGACCTCGGCGTCGCCTACACGGCCCCGCAGGACTTCGTGCTCTTCACCCAATCGGTGAGCACCGGGTGCGGGGCGGCGACCAGCGCGACCGGGCCCTTCTACTGCCCGCCCGACCAGACGCTCTACGTCGACGTGACGTTCTTCGACGAGCTCGAGAGCCGGTTCGGGTCGAGCGGCGGCCCGCTCGCGCAGATGTACGTCGTGGCGCACGAGTGGGGCCACCACGTGCAGAACCTCGCGGGCACCCTCGAGGCCGCGCAGGACGGCCAGACGGGTCCGACGTCGAACAGCGTCCGCACCGAGCTCCAGGCCGACTGCTTCGCGGGCGCCTGGGTCGGCGACGCGGCGCAGACCCGCGACGACCAGGGCGTGCCGTTCCTGCAGGAGCCGACGGCCGCAGAGGTGGCCGACGCGTTGAGCGCGGCCGCCGCGGTCGGCGACGACCGCATCCAGCAGGCGGCGCAGGGCCAGGTGACGCCGCACACGTTCACGCACGGCACGAGCGAGCAGCGCCAGCGGTGGTTCACGACCGGCTAC
- a CDS encoding PHP domain-containing protein, with product MDPIAALEEIAFLLERDRASAFKSKAFRKAAGIIGEFDAAQLAERVRDGRLKRTAGIGDTTFAVIAEAVAGDVPAYLVALREKSGPAAGAAPEGLRAKVRGDLHSHTDWSDGTTPISTMARAAELVGLEYLVVSDHSPNLTIANGLSVERLLDQLDVLDRLNADRGIRLLSGIEVDILLDGSLDQTPEMLERLDVVVASIHSKLRTESKELTERMLRAVGNPRTNVLGHCTGRLVEGARGTRPQSTFDAKAVFDACAEHDVAVEINSRPERQDPPDDLIQLALDAGCRFSIDSDAHAPGHFAFLELGAARAEANGVPAERIVNTWPVERLLDWAAAR from the coding sequence ATGGACCCGATCGCAGCCCTCGAGGAGATCGCCTTCCTGCTCGAGCGCGATCGGGCGTCGGCGTTCAAGTCGAAGGCGTTCCGCAAGGCCGCGGGTATCATCGGCGAGTTCGACGCCGCGCAGCTCGCCGAGCGCGTGCGCGACGGGCGGTTGAAGCGCACCGCAGGCATCGGCGACACGACGTTCGCGGTCATCGCCGAGGCGGTCGCCGGCGACGTGCCCGCCTACCTCGTCGCCCTCCGCGAGAAGAGCGGCCCGGCCGCGGGCGCCGCGCCCGAGGGGCTCAGGGCGAAGGTCCGCGGCGACCTGCACAGCCACACCGACTGGTCCGACGGCACGACGCCGATCTCGACCATGGCGCGCGCCGCCGAGCTCGTCGGGCTCGAGTACCTCGTCGTGAGCGACCATTCGCCGAACCTCACGATCGCGAACGGGCTCAGCGTCGAACGCCTGCTCGACCAACTCGACGTGCTCGATCGTCTGAACGCCGATCGCGGCATCCGGCTGCTCTCGGGCATCGAGGTCGACATCCTGCTCGACGGCTCGCTCGACCAGACGCCCGAGATGCTCGAGCGGCTCGACGTGGTGGTCGCGAGCATCCACTCCAAGCTCCGCACCGAGTCGAAGGAGCTGACCGAGCGGATGCTGCGCGCGGTGGGCAACCCGCGCACGAACGTGCTCGGGCACTGCACGGGTCGCCTCGTCGAGGGTGCGCGTGGCACGAGACCCCAGTCGACCTTCGACGCGAAGGCGGTGTTCGACGCGTGCGCCGAGCACGACGTGGCGGTCGAGATCAACTCGCGCCCCGAACGTCAGGATCCGCCCGACGACCTGATCCAGCTCGCACTCGATGCCGGATGCCGCTTCTCGATCGACAGCGACGCGCACGCTCCGGGGCACTTCGCGTTCCTCGAACTCGGTGCAGCCCGCGCCGAGGCGAACGGGGTGCCCGCCGAGCGCATCGTGAACACCTGGCCGGTCGAACGCCTGCTCGACTGGGCCGCGGCGCGCTGA
- a CDS encoding ATP-dependent DNA ligase, giving the protein MALPIPRPPGLADHPDTPEARVGTLVYNGTGSIPIDDRVLAHLQVVIIDKLRRQESFPFSWEVGGRESTVWFGPSIALEFVYAGNRSPLLNRAWLNQLAAAASSNAGLSALPEPLTAPPSRSPLAAPAPGPDATPVEPSVPVGV; this is encoded by the coding sequence ATGGCCCTCCCGATCCCGAGGCCGCCCGGCCTCGCGGATCATCCCGACACCCCGGAGGCCCGAGTGGGCACGCTCGTCTACAACGGCACCGGCAGCATCCCCATCGACGACCGCGTGCTCGCGCACCTGCAGGTGGTCATCATCGACAAGCTGCGCCGCCAGGAGTCCTTCCCGTTCAGCTGGGAGGTCGGCGGGCGCGAGTCGACGGTATGGTTCGGCCCGTCGATCGCCCTCGAGTTCGTCTATGCGGGCAACCGCTCCCCGCTGCTCAACCGCGCCTGGCTCAACCAGCTCGCCGCGGCGGCCTCGTCGAACGCCGGGCTCTCGGCGTTGCCCGAGCCGTTGACAGCGCCCCCGTCGCGGTCGCCGTTGGCTGCCCCGGCGCCCGGCCCCGACGCGACCCCGGTCGAGCCGAGCGTGCCCGTCGGCGTCTGA
- a CDS encoding alpha/beta fold hydrolase: protein MPYITVGTENSAPIELYYEDHGTGSPVVLIHGYPLSGASWEKQSRVLLDAGYRVITYDRRGFGDSSKPTTGYDYDTFAGDLEAVLETLELTDVALVGFSMGTGEVGRYLGTYGSGRVAKAAFLGSLEPYLRKTDDNPTGAAPDFDDLKAAATGDRFAWFTGFFENFYNLDENLGTRISEDAVRGSWQVAAAASWYAASACVDTWLTDFRGDIEHIDVPALILHGTADRILPIDATAREFAKRLPGATVVEIEGAPHGLLWTHAEEVNTALLAFLGGEG, encoded by the coding sequence ATGCCGTACATCACCGTCGGAACCGAGAACTCGGCACCGATCGAGCTGTACTACGAAGACCACGGAACCGGCTCACCGGTCGTGCTGATCCACGGGTATCCGTTGAGCGGCGCCTCCTGGGAGAAGCAGTCGCGCGTGCTGCTCGACGCCGGGTACCGCGTGATCACGTACGACCGGCGCGGGTTCGGCGACTCGAGCAAGCCCACGACGGGCTACGACTACGACACGTTCGCGGGCGACCTCGAGGCAGTGCTCGAGACGCTCGAGCTCACGGATGTCGCGCTCGTCGGGTTCTCGATGGGCACCGGCGAGGTCGGCCGCTACCTCGGCACCTACGGCAGCGGGCGCGTCGCGAAGGCGGCCTTCCTCGGCAGCCTCGAGCCGTACCTGCGCAAGACCGACGACAATCCCACGGGCGCCGCCCCCGACTTCGACGACCTGAAGGCCGCCGCGACCGGCGACCGGTTCGCGTGGTTCACCGGGTTCTTCGAGAACTTCTACAACCTCGACGAGAACCTCGGCACGCGCATCTCCGAAGACGCGGTGCGCGGCAGCTGGCAGGTCGCCGCCGCAGCGTCGTGGTACGCGGCATCCGCCTGCGTCGACACCTGGCTCACCGACTTCAGGGGCGACATCGAGCACATCGACGTGCCGGCGCTCATCCTGCACGGCACCGCCGACCGGATCCTGCCGATCGACGCGACGGCGCGCGAGTTCGCCAAGCGGCTGCCCGGCGCGACCGTCGTCGAGATCGAGGGCGCCCCGCACGGCCTGCTCTGGACGCATGCCGAGGAGGTAAACACCGCACTGCTGGCGTTCCTCGGGGGCGAGGGCTGA
- a CDS encoding DUF3467 domain-containing protein → MSDDHLPRRFQIDLPADRAQGVFADFARVWHTPNVFVMDYVALTQPPSTIEDADGSRAVAVPGQIVSRIRIPPEQVFELAKALTQQLEAWEQETGRKPPERPLFGHGHSTE, encoded by the coding sequence GTGAGCGACGACCATCTTCCGCGCCGATTCCAGATCGACCTGCCCGCAGATCGCGCCCAGGGCGTGTTCGCCGACTTCGCCCGCGTCTGGCACACGCCGAACGTGTTCGTCATGGACTACGTCGCGCTCACCCAGCCGCCGTCGACGATCGAAGACGCAGACGGGTCGCGCGCGGTCGCCGTGCCCGGCCAGATCGTGAGCCGCATCCGGATCCCACCCGAGCAGGTGTTCGAGCTCGCGAAGGCGCTCACCCAGCAGCTCGAGGCGTGGGAGCAGGAGACCGGGCGCAAGCCGCCCGAGCGCCCGCTGTTCGGCCACGGGCACTCGACGGAGTAG